The following are from one region of the Synechococcus sp. CBW1108 genome:
- a CDS encoding EF-hand domain-containing protein, whose protein sequence is MVPAIRRIACSLAGGLLLASVGGALLAAQAADELEVYQQRLGQLFRQLDRNGDGRLERDEVRANAYLQRHFERLDRGGKGYLVPGDLR, encoded by the coding sequence ATGGTTCCTGCCATTCGCCGCATTGCCTGCAGCCTGGCGGGCGGACTGCTGCTGGCCTCAGTCGGCGGCGCACTCTTAGCAGCACAGGCGGCCGATGAGTTGGAGGTGTACCAGCAACGGCTCGGGCAGCTGTTCCGGCAGCTCGATCGCAACGGCGATGGCCGGCTGGAACGGGACGAAGTGCGCGCCAATGCCTACCTGCAGCGGCACTTCGAGCGGCTGGATCGCGGCGGCAAGGGCTACCTGGTGCCGGGCGACCTGCGTTAG
- a CDS encoding glycosyltransferase, translating to MPRLLIAASGTGGHLFPALAVADAMPADWSIQWLGVPDRMERQLVPSRYPLQTVRAGGLQGRGLSKLWNLVQLLRASGSVLHMIRREGIEAVFTSGGYIAAPAILAARWSGVPVVLHESNAVPGKVTRLLGWLCSRVAVGLPQAAARLPRCRPVVTGTPVRQAFLEPAPLAAWAPLGPGPLLLVMGGSQGALGLNRMLRPLLARLAAAGVRVVHLTGSNDPEAGQPLPAGVVERPFSDEIPGLLQHADLVISRSGAGALSELAVAGTPAILVPYPAAADRHQDANAAAAAQLGAAVIVWQHPPSEPALERSLWRLLGPRLRGAAAACDPLVAMGAAMAQLAVRDADRQVAALLLSLQAQRSASS from the coding sequence ATGCCCAGGCTCCTGATCGCTGCCAGCGGCACCGGCGGCCACCTGTTCCCAGCCCTGGCGGTGGCCGATGCGATGCCGGCGGACTGGAGCATCCAATGGCTGGGCGTGCCCGACCGGATGGAACGCCAACTGGTGCCCAGCCGCTATCCACTCCAGACCGTGCGGGCCGGCGGGCTCCAGGGCCGGGGCCTGAGCAAACTCTGGAACCTGGTGCAACTGCTGCGGGCCAGCGGTTCCGTGCTGCACATGATCCGCCGGGAGGGCATCGAGGCGGTGTTCACCAGTGGCGGCTACATCGCCGCGCCGGCAATTTTGGCGGCCCGCTGGAGCGGCGTGCCGGTGGTGCTGCACGAGAGCAATGCCGTGCCCGGCAAGGTGACCCGCCTGCTGGGCTGGCTCTGCAGCCGGGTGGCCGTCGGCCTGCCCCAGGCCGCCGCCCGCCTGCCCCGCTGCCGGCCGGTCGTCACGGGCACCCCCGTGCGCCAGGCCTTCCTGGAGCCCGCCCCCCTGGCTGCCTGGGCTCCCCTGGGGCCGGGCCCCCTGCTGCTGGTGATGGGCGGCAGCCAGGGGGCCCTCGGCCTCAACCGCATGCTGCGGCCCCTGCTGGCCAGGCTCGCGGCGGCCGGGGTGCGGGTAGTGCACCTCACCGGCAGCAACGACCCCGAGGCCGGCCAGCCGCTGCCGGCCGGCGTGGTGGAGCGGCCCTTCAGCGACGAGATCCCCGGCCTGCTGCAACACGCCGACCTGGTGATCAGCCGCAGTGGCGCCGGCGCCCTGAGCGAACTGGCGGTGGCCGGCACCCCGGCAATCCTGGTGCCCTATCCCGCCGCCGCCGATCGCCACCAGGATGCCAATGCCGCCGCTGCGGCCCAACTGGGGGCCGCCGTGATCGTGTGGCAGCACCCGCCAAGCGAACCGGCTCTTGAGCGCAGCCTCTGGCGCCTGCTGGGGCCGCGACTGCGGGGGGCGGCTGCAGCCTGCGATCCACTGGTGGCCATGGGAGCCGCCATGGCCCAGCTGGCGGTGCGCGATGCCGATCGGCAGGTGGCGGCTCTGCTGCTGAGCCTGCAGGCTCAACGCTCAGCCAGCTCCTGA
- a CDS encoding histidinol-phosphate transaminase — protein MPPPERHGGNLATTAERLGCRPSQLLDASASVVPFGPPWALRWQLLRAAFGAQARVYPDRDYAALRAALAGFHGLSPDAVLPGNGAAELFTWAARDASAAGVSVLPQPGFADYPRALACWAGAWQAMPLPLQLAVQPAAQPQQFPAPPAGEVLWITNPHNPTGQLWSRASLEPLLERFALVIVDEAFLPLVPAGEDQSLIPLVAAQPNLVVIRSLTKLYGIAGLRLGYAVAQPQRLRRWGCWRDPWPVNGLAAAVGEGLLGDPAACRRWGRRVQRWTDREGAWLQQQLAQLPGISPLPSAANFLLIRGETSLLPLRERLERRHHILLRDCRSFDGLGPNWLRIGYQSHQQNHRIIGALRQELAER, from the coding sequence ATGCCACCGCCTGAGCGCCACGGCGGCAACCTGGCCACCACTGCTGAGCGTCTTGGTTGCCGTCCCTCCCAGCTGCTGGATGCCAGTGCCTCCGTAGTGCCCTTCGGGCCGCCCTGGGCTCTGCGCTGGCAGTTGCTGCGGGCTGCTTTCGGGGCCCAGGCCCGGGTTTACCCCGATCGTGATTACGCCGCCCTGAGGGCTGCCCTGGCCGGTTTCCACGGCCTCAGCCCCGATGCGGTGCTGCCGGGCAACGGTGCAGCCGAGCTGTTCACCTGGGCGGCCCGGGATGCGTCGGCGGCTGGCGTGAGCGTGCTGCCCCAGCCGGGCTTCGCCGACTACCCGCGGGCCCTGGCCTGCTGGGCAGGGGCCTGGCAGGCCATGCCCCTGCCGCTCCAGCTAGCGGTGCAGCCAGCAGCGCAGCCCCAGCAGTTCCCGGCCCCACCAGCGGGCGAGGTGCTGTGGATCACCAATCCCCACAACCCCACCGGCCAGCTGTGGAGCAGGGCCTCCCTGGAGCCCCTGCTGGAGCGGTTTGCCCTGGTGATCGTCGACGAGGCTTTTCTGCCCCTGGTGCCAGCCGGAGAAGACCAGAGCCTGATACCCCTGGTGGCGGCCCAGCCAAACCTGGTGGTGATCCGCAGCCTCACCAAGCTCTACGGCATTGCCGGCTTGCGGCTGGGCTACGCGGTCGCCCAGCCCCAGCGGCTGCGGCGCTGGGGCTGTTGGCGCGATCCCTGGCCGGTGAATGGTCTGGCCGCCGCCGTGGGCGAAGGCCTGCTTGGCGATCCCGCCGCCTGCCGCCGCTGGGGCCGCAGGGTGCAGCGCTGGACGGACCGCGAGGGGGCCTGGCTCCAGCAGCAGTTGGCCCAGTTGCCGGGCATCAGCCCCCTGCCTTCGGCCGCCAACTTCCTTTTGATCCGCGGCGAAACCTCCCTATTGCCGCTGCGGGAACGGCTGGAGCGTCGCCACCACATCCTGCTGCGCGATTGCCGCTCCTTTGACGGCCTGGGGCCGAACTGGCTGCGGATCGGCTACCAGAGCCACCAGCAAAACCACCGCATCATCGGCGCCCTGCGTCAGGAGCTGGCTGAGCGTTGA
- a CDS encoding pentapeptide repeat-containing protein, with protein MAIPIPRPPGAAAAPFLGLAMGLVLELALGLGPAGAVNNEQLMQLLAHKACQGCRLQDADLVHADLRDAQLQRAQLQRANLGRAQLDGADLSGADLSFSSLLGASLRGANLRGTKLEGTDLREADLSGAQLDTNALATSHWKGAIGMGAELSSYAALHNAGVEAALEGRLPEAEKYFNQALLKQPDAAITWLARGITRVEQAKREEGVQDFIYAASLYERQGAPETALELRREAEQLNKRAKKPAGGNGMGGTLLQGAAGLFQVLAPLAAKALIPLPF; from the coding sequence ATGGCAATCCCGATCCCCAGGCCACCGGGCGCGGCAGCCGCCCCGTTCCTGGGTCTGGCCATGGGTCTGGTCCTGGAGCTGGCCCTGGGGCTGGGGCCGGCCGGGGCGGTGAACAACGAGCAGCTGATGCAGCTGCTCGCTCACAAGGCCTGCCAGGGCTGCAGGCTCCAGGATGCAGACCTGGTGCACGCCGATCTGCGCGACGCCCAGCTGCAGCGGGCCCAGCTGCAGCGAGCCAATCTGGGCCGGGCCCAGCTCGATGGCGCCGATCTCAGCGGCGCCGACCTGAGCTTCAGTTCCTTGCTCGGAGCTTCCCTGCGGGGGGCCAATTTGCGCGGCACCAAGCTGGAGGGCACGGATCTGCGCGAGGCGGATCTCAGTGGCGCCCAGCTCGACACCAATGCCCTGGCCACTAGCCACTGGAAAGGGGCCATTGGTATGGGCGCCGAGCTCAGCAGTTATGCGGCGCTGCACAATGCGGGCGTGGAAGCGGCCCTCGAGGGGCGTTTGCCTGAAGCGGAAAAATATTTCAATCAGGCCCTCCTCAAACAACCCGATGCGGCGATCACCTGGCTGGCCCGCGGCATCACGCGGGTCGAGCAGGCAAAACGCGAGGAAGGGGTGCAGGATTTCATCTATGCAGCAAGCCTCTATGAGCGGCAGGGCGCACCAGAAACAGCCCTTGAGCTGCGCAGGGAAGCGGAACAACTGAATAAAAGAGCAAAGAAACCGGCGGGGGGCAACGGCATGGGCGGCACCCTGCTCCAAGGGGCGGCGGGCCTCTTCCAGGTATTGGCGCCGCTGGCGGCCAAGGCCCTGATCCCCTTGCCCTTCTGA
- a CDS encoding general secretion pathway protein D: MARIGCAWLSLVVATAPLLLPANQVLAQARRPVPPASTGTTQAIAGAGLQLKVRRLPDAVELVLEQAGLGASLTQQPLADRWQGDLRTDRPRSLKVGPQSLALPAEGFERISFEGSGENFRLTVTPVTGRPLASPVISSDGRDLVVSFPAQPNVLSQTARPNLRQPTPVPIKSFVPTLRPRAVAPPLGDMAVGTMTLRNRGYIRLSGPPVTLTTRGANARDVLMVLAQLGGYGFVYVENPATSQNSFPGQGAGAPAESSPANKDLPRAQPVTVSFRGEAYSRALNAILMGSGLQARVEGNTIFAGLNVLSKSFGPQLSKVYRLNQVSANSAADYLANLGASVTKTNTITTAVTQGANQSSAVIGAASSATTQSSSQTMVEAYGASTGPLVGLRATTDTRLGTITLVGDSSVILIAEQYLKQLDLRQRQVALSLKILDVNLDNDSTMSNSFAIRWGNNFIVNDNGQLLGAFGNNLPPTGSQFEAMAGGASSAKPERIQEDTTCTDRACSSTRIINEALDPLSPAPVNPGTAYPPNQFYDFLKAQIVSANTKLLASPTLILQENSALLREGQESGMKNAEKDVTQGIRSIDVDSAIGRRRANEGVVRVGTNVVTDYETKQAQGVISCVPKLSTAGLVLGARVEKIDDNGFVTFVLSPSVSAVTARERAPAGCGSDLNILSMRSLDTGALRVRDGQTLIMTGVISDFDRAEVRKWPILGDIPFIGSLFRSSGNVRQKRELVIMVTPKIINDEMGGAYGYGFRPDTEEARRMIYGSPGK, translated from the coding sequence GTGGCTCGGATCGGCTGCGCCTGGTTGTCGCTGGTGGTGGCGACAGCGCCCCTGCTGCTGCCCGCCAACCAGGTGCTTGCCCAGGCCCGCCGGCCCGTGCCACCGGCCAGCACTGGTACCACCCAGGCGATTGCGGGCGCTGGGCTGCAGTTGAAGGTGCGGCGCCTGCCCGATGCGGTGGAGTTGGTGCTGGAGCAGGCGGGCCTGGGGGCCTCCCTGACCCAGCAGCCCCTGGCCGACCGCTGGCAGGGGGACCTGCGCACCGATCGCCCCCGGTCACTGAAGGTGGGTCCCCAGTCGCTGGCGCTGCCGGCTGAGGGTTTCGAGCGCATCAGCTTCGAGGGCAGTGGTGAGAATTTCCGGCTCACGGTGACGCCCGTGACCGGACGGCCCCTGGCCTCGCCGGTGATCAGCAGCGACGGTCGGGACCTGGTGGTGAGCTTCCCGGCCCAGCCCAATGTGCTCTCTCAGACGGCGCGCCCCAATTTGCGGCAGCCTACCCCGGTGCCCATCAAGAGCTTTGTGCCCACCCTGCGGCCCCGGGCCGTTGCACCGCCGCTGGGGGATATGGCTGTGGGCACGATGACGCTTCGAAATCGCGGCTACATCCGATTGAGTGGCCCTCCTGTAACCCTCACCACGCGGGGGGCTAACGCTAGAGATGTGTTGATGGTGCTGGCCCAGCTGGGTGGATATGGGTTTGTGTATGTGGAGAATCCCGCTACAAGCCAGAATTCCTTCCCTGGTCAGGGCGCTGGTGCGCCTGCTGAATCTTCGCCTGCAAACAAAGATCTTCCAAGGGCCCAGCCCGTCACCGTTTCATTTCGGGGTGAGGCCTATAGCAGGGCACTCAATGCCATTCTTATGGGCTCGGGCCTGCAGGCAAGGGTGGAGGGAAATACAATCTTTGCAGGCCTCAATGTATTATCAAAATCATTCGGCCCCCAGCTTTCTAAGGTTTATCGATTAAACCAAGTCAGCGCCAACTCCGCCGCTGATTACCTTGCTAATCTAGGCGCTTCTGTTACTAAAACCAATACCATCACCACCGCTGTTACCCAGGGCGCCAATCAAAGCTCGGCCGTCATCGGGGCTGCTTCCAGTGCCACCACCCAATCAAGTAGTCAGACCATGGTGGAGGCCTATGGAGCTTCTACTGGCCCCCTGGTGGGCCTGCGGGCAACTACCGACACCAGGCTGGGAACAATCACTTTAGTGGGGGATTCTTCGGTCATCCTCATCGCCGAGCAATACCTAAAGCAGCTTGATCTGCGCCAGCGCCAGGTGGCATTATCCTTGAAGATCTTAGATGTCAATTTAGATAACGACTCGACAATGAGCAATAGCTTTGCGATTCGATGGGGCAATAATTTTATCGTCAATGACAATGGTCAGCTGCTTGGGGCATTTGGCAATAATTTGCCGCCGACTGGGAGTCAGTTTGAAGCTATGGCTGGAGGGGCGTCAAGTGCGAAGCCAGAACGCATACAAGAGGACACTACTTGTACCGATAGGGCGTGCAGCTCAACTAGAATAATTAATGAAGCGCTAGATCCATTGTCCCCTGCCCCAGTCAATCCTGGAACTGCTTATCCACCTAATCAATTTTATGATTTTTTAAAGGCCCAAATAGTTTCTGCAAATACAAAGTTATTGGCTAGTCCAACCCTTATTCTGCAGGAAAACTCTGCACTTTTGAGAGAAGGTCAAGAGTCTGGCATGAAAAATGCCGAAAAAGATGTTACTCAAGGCATTCGGAGCATTGATGTAGACTCGGCGATTGGACGCAGAAGAGCCAATGAGGGAGTCGTTAGGGTGGGGACTAATGTAGTCACCGATTATGAAACCAAACAAGCTCAAGGTGTCATTTCTTGTGTGCCAAAGCTTTCAACTGCTGGTCTTGTTTTGGGCGCTAGAGTGGAAAAAATAGACGACAATGGTTTTGTGACATTTGTGCTTTCGCCCAGCGTCTCGGCGGTGACAGCAAGGGAGCGAGCTCCAGCGGGATGCGGTTCTGATCTCAATATCCTTAGCATGCGCAGCTTAGACACAGGTGCCCTGCGGGTGCGCGACGGTCAGACTCTAATCATGACCGGTGTGATTTCCGATTTTGATCGCGCCGAGGTGAGGAAATGGCCCATCTTGGGAGATATTCCATTTATTGGCTCGCTGTTCCGTTCCAGCGGCAATGTTCGTCAAAAACGTGAATTGGTGATCATGGTGACTCCCAAGATCATCAATGATGAAATGGGTGGTGCCTATGGATACGGGTTCAGACCTGATACGGAAGAGGCCAGGCGCATGATCTATGGCTCCCCTGGCAAATGA
- a CDS encoding PilN domain-containing protein — protein sequence MSAQLDLAAGVDLLRERRRELGLPDPQELRASQRSQLVRGCGWALLLVGGVALVGVLLTMRAQSVLASLDREALVEAKVAELEQALNGRRQSLEKLGSANRTLANALVANRSGSALMRDLQLRVPQGVRLREVKILTDSLEIKGEARDPLSFGRINALQLQLARSPLLDPQGVVLSQAERIRSEGSQAMGSNQVGFMVTARLRPPLAAGQEALILQQLGADGMVRRLQMLKGEGLLP from the coding sequence ATGAGCGCCCAGTTGGATCTGGCTGCGGGGGTGGACCTGCTGCGGGAGCGGCGCCGGGAGCTCGGCCTGCCCGATCCCCAGGAGCTGCGGGCAAGTCAACGGAGCCAGCTGGTCCGTGGCTGCGGCTGGGCCTTGCTGCTGGTCGGTGGGGTGGCCCTGGTGGGAGTGCTGCTGACCATGCGAGCCCAGTCTGTGCTCGCTTCGCTCGATCGGGAGGCCCTGGTGGAGGCGAAGGTGGCCGAGCTGGAGCAGGCTCTCAATGGCCGCAGGCAGTCCCTGGAAAAGCTGGGCAGTGCCAATCGCACCCTGGCCAATGCCCTGGTTGCCAACCGTTCAGGCTCGGCGCTGATGCGGGATCTGCAGCTGCGGGTGCCCCAGGGGGTGCGGCTGCGGGAGGTCAAAATCCTCACCGATAGCCTGGAGATCAAGGGCGAGGCGCGGGACCCGCTCAGCTTTGGCCGCATCAATGCACTGCAGCTGCAGTTGGCCCGCTCGCCCTTGCTCGACCCCCAGGGGGTGGTGTTGAGCCAGGCGGAGCGAATCCGCAGTGAGGGTTCCCAGGCCATGGGATCAAACCAGGTGGGCTTTATGGTCACCGCCAGGTTGAGGCCGCCGCTGGCCGCAGGCCAGGAAGCGCTGATCCTCCAGCAGCTCGGCGCTGATGGCATGGTGCGCCGGCTCCAGATGCTGAAAGGGGAGGGACTGCTGCCATGA
- a CDS encoding quinone-dependent dihydroorotate dehydrogenase, with amino-acid sequence MANPAGATNTGALYQRLLGPLLSRDEGADAEQLSQLTLTALGQASLRRTWPIVSGALAGLAAELQHPDPRLEQSLFGCRFANPVGLAAGFDKNGAAAAIWHLFGFGFAEVGTVTWHGQPGNPRPRLFRLAAERAALNRMGFNNDGAQVLRRTLERQQLPPPGRRPAVLGINLGKSKLTSLELAPDDYASSLELLAPLADYAVINVSSPNTPGLRELQEETLLRRLVERLRRLPACPPLLVKIAPDLEDDAIDAIARIAYEEGLAGVIAVNTSLNRFGLEQRRLAQTGRTLAQEAGGLSGAPLRARALEVLRRLRATAGPALPLIGVGGIDSPESAWERIAAGASLVQVYTGWIYSGPALVPQILAGLACQLERHGLAHIGAAVGSGLAWR; translated from the coding sequence ATGGCGAATCCAGCTGGGGCAACCAATACAGGTGCTCTCTATCAGCGGTTGCTGGGCCCCCTGCTCAGCCGCGATGAGGGCGCCGATGCCGAGCAACTGAGCCAACTCACCCTCACGGCCCTGGGCCAGGCCTCCTTGCGGCGAACCTGGCCCATCGTCAGCGGCGCCCTGGCTGGCCTGGCGGCGGAGTTGCAGCACCCCGATCCCAGGCTGGAACAGAGCCTGTTCGGCTGCCGCTTCGCCAATCCGGTGGGCCTGGCCGCCGGTTTTGACAAAAATGGGGCGGCGGCTGCCATCTGGCACCTCTTCGGCTTCGGCTTTGCCGAGGTGGGCACGGTGACCTGGCACGGCCAGCCGGGCAATCCCAGGCCGCGGCTGTTTCGGCTGGCGGCGGAGCGGGCGGCCCTGAACCGGATGGGTTTCAACAACGATGGGGCCCAGGTGCTGCGCCGCACCCTGGAGCGCCAGCAGTTGCCCCCGCCCGGTCGGCGCCCTGCCGTGTTGGGGATCAACCTGGGCAAATCGAAGCTCACCTCGCTGGAGCTGGCTCCAGACGACTACGCCTCCTCGCTTGAGCTGCTGGCGCCCCTGGCCGACTACGCCGTGATCAACGTCAGCTCGCCCAACACGCCCGGCCTGCGGGAGCTCCAGGAGGAAACCCTGCTGCGGCGCCTGGTGGAGCGGCTGCGGCGGCTCCCGGCCTGTCCGCCGCTGCTGGTAAAGATCGCCCCCGACCTCGAGGACGACGCCATCGATGCGATTGCCCGGATCGCCTACGAGGAGGGATTGGCCGGGGTGATTGCCGTGAATACAAGCCTCAACCGCTTTGGCCTGGAGCAGCGCCGCTTGGCCCAGACCGGCCGCACCCTGGCCCAGGAGGCCGGCGGGCTCAGCGGTGCCCCCCTGCGGGCCCGGGCCCTGGAGGTGTTGCGGCGGCTGCGGGCCACGGCCGGCCCTGCCCTGCCCCTGATCGGAGTGGGCGGCATCGATTCGCCTGAAAGCGCCTGGGAGCGGATCGCCGCCGGGGCGTCCCTGGTGCAGGTCTACACCGGCTGGATCTACTCGGGGCCGGCCCTGGTGCCTCAGATCCTGGCGGGTCTGGCATGCCAACTCGAGCGCCATGGTCTGGCCCATATCGGCGCAGCTGTGGGCTCCGGCCTGGCCTGGCGGTGA